In a single window of the Elaeis guineensis isolate ETL-2024a chromosome 8, EG11, whole genome shotgun sequence genome:
- the LOC105049771 gene encoding uncharacterized protein isoform X2 has translation MANLRASRTTPLLSKGFPKLLLHTSQFSPHTSKSIKQATLSKHRVHFLESAKECKIGARGRRALVCWSAAKEVSLLGEGESRRCGVDQGQEGYLVREFGWGVRRMVEVGEEMRRVAYVQAEAFHVPVTLFNDFFFKFFEAEVLSALMYRLGNSPPDRYACLVAESINVSDLLRAPEHRLVGVVDVTVQRDEEVLRHLEGVEEYLYVSGMAVLKKFSKAYRTVFYNQQRQLAMSMTSSEATSDSAGSEKQHFENLINFSH, from the exons ATGGCTAATTTAAGAGCGAGCCGAACAACCCCACTTCTCTCAAAAGGCTTCCCTAAACTTCTTCTACACACGTCCCAATTCAGTCCTCACACTTCCAAGTCTATAAAACAAGCCACTCTCAGCAAACATAGAGTACATTTTTTGGAATCCGCAAAGGAGTGCAAGATTGGGGCAAGGGGACGCAGAGCTCTGGTCTGCTGGTCTGCTGCAAAGGAGGTAAGTCTTTTGGGTGAGGGAGAGAGTAGAAGGTGTGGAGTTGACCAAGGCCAAGAAGGTTATTTGGTCAGGGAATTTGGGTGGGGAGTGAGGAGGATGGTTGAGGTGGGAGAGGAGATGAGGAGGGTGGCCTATGTCCAGGCTGAAGCTTTCCATGTCCCAGTGACTCTGTTCAATGACTTCTTCTTTAAATTCTTTGAA GCCGAAGTGCTTTCTGCTCTTATGTATAGACTTGGGAATTCACCACCAGACAG GTATGCTTGTTTAGTCGCAGAATCTATAAATGTATCTGACTTGTTACGGGCACCAGAGCATAGGCTTGTGGGGGTTGTAGATGTGACAGTCCAGAGAGATGAAGAAGTTCTTAGAcatcttgaaggtgtagaagagTATCTCTATGTGTCTGGGATGGCCGTTCTCAAGAAATTTAG TAAAGCTTACAGGACAGTCTTTTACAATCAGCAAAGACAATTGGCAATGAGTATGACTAGCTCAGAAGCAACATCGGATTCAGCTGGTTCCGAAAAGCAACATTTTGAGAACTTGATCAATTTTTCTCACTGA
- the LOC105049771 gene encoding GCN5-related N-acetyltransferase 10, chloroplastic isoform X1, whose protein sequence is MANLRASRTTPLLSKGFPKLLLHTSQFSPHTSKSIKQATLSKHRVHFLESAKECKIGARGRRALVCWSAAKEVSLLGEGESRRCGVDQGQEGYLVREFGWGVRRMVEVGEEMRRVAYVQAEAFHVPVTLFNDFFFKFFEAEVLSALMYRLGNSPPDRYACLVAESINVSDLLRAPEHRLVGVVDVTVQRDEEVLRHLEGVEEYLYVSGMAVLKKFRRQKVATMLLKACDALSLLWGYRYLALRAYEDDSAAQKLYSKAGYKVVSGDPYWISWIGKKRRILMIKPSVMHKTS, encoded by the exons ATGGCTAATTTAAGAGCGAGCCGAACAACCCCACTTCTCTCAAAAGGCTTCCCTAAACTTCTTCTACACACGTCCCAATTCAGTCCTCACACTTCCAAGTCTATAAAACAAGCCACTCTCAGCAAACATAGAGTACATTTTTTGGAATCCGCAAAGGAGTGCAAGATTGGGGCAAGGGGACGCAGAGCTCTGGTCTGCTGGTCTGCTGCAAAGGAGGTAAGTCTTTTGGGTGAGGGAGAGAGTAGAAGGTGTGGAGTTGACCAAGGCCAAGAAGGTTATTTGGTCAGGGAATTTGGGTGGGGAGTGAGGAGGATGGTTGAGGTGGGAGAGGAGATGAGGAGGGTGGCCTATGTCCAGGCTGAAGCTTTCCATGTCCCAGTGACTCTGTTCAATGACTTCTTCTTTAAATTCTTTGAA GCCGAAGTGCTTTCTGCTCTTATGTATAGACTTGGGAATTCACCACCAGACAG GTATGCTTGTTTAGTCGCAGAATCTATAAATGTATCTGACTTGTTACGGGCACCAGAGCATAGGCTTGTGGGGGTTGTAGATGTGACAGTCCAGAGAGATGAAGAAGTTCTTAGAcatcttgaaggtgtagaagagTATCTCTATGTGTCTGGGATGGCCGTTCTCAAGAAATTTAG GAGGCAGAAAGTAGCCACTATGCTGCTTAAAGCCTGTGATGCACTCTCACTTCTGTGGGGTTACCGCTACCTGGCTCTGCGAGCTTATGAAGATGATTCAGCAGCACAAAAGCTGTACTCAAAAGCAGGCTACAAAGTGGTATCAGGAGATCCTTATTGGATTAGTTGGATTGGCAAGAAGCGTCGCATTCTAATGATAAAACCATCTGTCATGCACAAAACTTCCTAA